AAGGTGTGATTTGAGAGACTAAGAACAAGCTGGAAATCTTGACATGCTATACAGTGTACAAGTAATGAGATGCATACGTCATATggacagaaaacaaaaacaacagaatatTGGCCTTAAGAGACATATTCAAGGATGCATTTTCAACTAATTTCACGagtattaaataaaataaattacgTGAAATTATATaaattcatttgtgttttagaTATAAATCCTTGCACAGGGTCAGACACTCCAACCACCAATATATTATATACTTTCATTTTCTTGTGACGCTAAAATAATCGTCTATCTTATTGTAACATAAATAAGGGAAATATTGGTTGTACAAGCGCtaaataattagcaaaataaTGAACAATATTATTATCCAAAACATTAAAAACTGGATAAATTAGGGTCTATTATTAGCAGTAGCAATCAGTGCAGCATGACATTTCTTTTATCCATGTTTATCCTTTTGGGTATTGACTATAGTTCCAAAAATGGCTTTAAGTAAAAATAATATTGATTGGCCTACACTAATTTGAAATCTGGGGAAAAGAAATCTTTGGATTGATTCAAGTCCTTCCCTCGTATACAAAGTTACGTTAAATAAAACAAACGAAAATCGTTTTCACAGATCATTAAATAAATTATCATTAACTGTACACAGTGACACGAGAACAGACATGCTTCCGGTTACTGGAGTCGCTGGATGCTGCAGGCTACGTACAGTGGTCATGTTCTTGGTTTGAACATTTAAAAGTCTTTAGCGTATCTTGTGTCATTTGGGGTTTTAGTTTAGGTGTTTGAGAAAACGGAGGACAGTTTAGTGTGGGAGAGGATGCGTCCAGACAAGCCGGATGTCACGGCACGAGCCTGGAGCTTCAGCGCAAAatttcaaataaatacaaaaataaattgtgCAACATTTCTACCAATGGCAATACAAAACATAACCTGAAATATAAAAGTATCTTCACAGGCAACACATTTATCTACAATATCATACATGCATTCAATTAGCCTACACAATTTAACAGCCTACGCGGTTTTATCTATTGATTTCCTGAATGatacaaaaaaaataacatTCACAGGACTACGTACATGAACCACTCTGGCATGAGTATATTTCTCGTTTCCTGAAGCAATCATTACATGCATGGATGGACACGTGTCCACTGCATCACTACTGCATGTCAACGACAGACGACAAAAAAAATGCAGTGACCAGATTGATTACTTTGGGACAAACCacctatatatgtatatatatatatatgatttaTGTGCTTTACAAAAATACACAGTCAACCGATTGCACCGAGTGCAAGGTAATATCAAAATAATCATCTGAACTTTTCAGACAAAACACACTTTAAACGCTACCAAAAGTTGACCATCCAGGTGTAAAAACCAGGAGATGGGCATGATTCAAAACTGGAATAACCCACTGAGCTAAAGCCTTATAGGCCCCAGCTGTCTGTGCAGTGAACAAGGGTGAGGTTAGTCCACCCTGCAAACATGGGTCAGTGGATCGTTCATGCTCTACTGTGTCACAGTAGTCGTGCAGCGCTACACTTCCTGGAAGATTCCTGTCTGAATACACCTGATTGGCTGTTGTGTCGAGCTGGGAGGAGTATGATTAGTTTAGGGTTCAATCTGTTGAACCACACCAGCTCTGTCCAAACATACGCATCACATGTCCCATCAATtgtgttcaaccctggtcctcagggcccaaagtcctgcatgttttagatgattCTTTCATACCTGTTTTTAATAAATGGGTTgacaggcttctgcagagcttccTAATGatgtttgaatcaggtgtgttggagcagggaaacatctagaacatacaggacagtgggccttGAGGACTAGGGTTGACCCTGTCATAAAACATGTGGGGAAAAGAGGGTGGACTCgcactcgctctcgctctcactctctctctgtctctctctctgtctctctctctgtctctctctctgtctctctctctgtctctctctctgtctctctctctctgtgtctctctctctgtctctctctctgtctctctctctgtctctctctctgtatctcagcTCTTCGCCaccaaacagagagggagacttaAAGCGAGGTCAACAAACCTGTCTACCGAACATAAACACCAGTGGTAGTGGAGAAACTAAGGTGTttacaaaaaaaagtatatattaATAAACGATCAGTGATCTCTTTAGGCTCTGTAGACAGACGTAcacgtacacgtacacacacacacacacgtacacacacgtacacacacgtacacgcacacacacacacacacacacacacacacacacacacaggtggcgtCTCTTCCCGCCTACCAGCTGGTGCTCgtctttgacctttgaccctcgtGCTCTGAGAAGGAAAGCGCACCATTCGCTGCCTGTCAACGATCAGACAGACGGAATGTTCTCCGTGGACAAGAACTCAACTCTGGAGATTCTACTCAGGACTATAACAGTCTAGGTGTACCGTCGGTATGTGAAGACATCAGCgctaccccctgctggtggagTTGGGTACTGCAGGTAACTGGGAAGACCAGGGCTGgttctggaggtgtgtgtgtgtgtaggggggggggggggggggggggggggagggggtcagttCTCGTACGCCTCGTTTTGCAGGTAGCTGAGCAGGGCTTCCAGACCCTTGGTGGAACACCACAGCTGTTTAAGCAGCTGACACTCCTTCtcgttcacctcctccaggaccGACTTCAGTACGCTCCTCATCAGGCATTTGGACTCTTCCAGAACCTGCaccgcgacacacacacataccattgcCAGAACCATCagaaagttgtatgtatgtgtgtgtgtgtatggtgtgtgtgtacatgcgtgtgtttgtatgtgtgtgtgtgtgtacatgtgtgtctgtatggtgtgtctgtatggtgtacatgcatgtgtgtatgtgtgtgtgtgtgtacatgcgtgtgtgtgtacatgcgtgtgtctttatggtgtgtgtacatgcatgtgtgtgtgtacatgcgtgtgtgttcagagctCACTCACCACCGCACTGCAGGTAGCCATCTCCTTCACGCGCAGCATCACTTCCTGGTTGAACGTGGTTGGCCAGAACACCTGTGACACCAGCCCTCGACTGCAGGCTTCCTGTGCTGTGAGCTTCCTCCCACAGAACAGCATCTCATTGGCCTACGGAGCGAGGGGGCGGGCacaaggggtggagaggaggcaaAATCACTCATGTAGCCAAACCAGTGAAACTAATCGATTTTTGGAAggcggaagaaaaaaaaacaaaaaacatatttcCGGACACAGTCAAGGAATAAATCCGATTTATATTTATTCTATGTGAAAACAGAGCTGCGTTGCTAAAACTGCACATCTGAGTGATAATCTTGtttgtagtaaaaaaaaaaaaatcttttctcATCAAGTGAAATATTCTCGCTGCCAAACTGACTCCTTTTAAGCGTAAAAAAGCCCACAACAAATATTTTCCAATTCAATCCGACAGGGCACATTTGCAAGTGTGGTTCTCACCAGTGCCACCCCCAGGATTTGTGGGAAGGTGTAGGAGGAGCAGGCGGAGGGGGTGAGGCGCAGGGCAGCGCAGGGGGTCTGGAACCAGGCCCGCTCGCTGGCCCACACCACGTCACACAGCGGGAGGATGGAGGCGCCCAGGCCCAGCGCCGGCCCGTTCACCGCCACCACGATGGGCTTCCGGAAGTGGATGAAGGCCAGGACGAAGTCCCTGCACGGACAGGTGACCCGGCAAGGTCAGGTGACCCACACGGTCAGGTGACACGCACGGTCAGGTGACCCGCACGGACAGGTGACCCGCACGGACAGGTGACCCACACGGTCAACTGTGGTGGACtagctgcgtgtgtgtatacatatctCTCTATaccttatgtgtgtgtactgtatatacagtatataatgcatgtgtgagtgtgtttgcgtatgtatatgtgtgtgtattctgtgtgtgtgcgcatcagATTTGAACGCCCTCCCGCCCCTCTCACCGTACAGCCTCGGCGATGCGGCTGCTCTCCTTCCTGCGGTCGGTGGACAGCCGTCCAATCAGATAGGAGGGATCCAGGCCGCCGCAGAACACGCTGCCCACGCCAGTGAGCAGCAGGAGCTTACTGTCATCTGCTGCTGCATTCCCCAGAGCCCGACACATCTCCTTCATTAtctacacacacaggggggagggggcagggaaggagagagagaggggggagagggggcagggaaggagagagagaggaggggcagggaaggagagagagaggaggggcagggaaggagagagagaggaggggcagggaaggagagagagaggaggggcagggaaggagagagagaggagggagggggggtagggaaggagagagagaggagggagagggggtagggaaggagagagagaggaggggcagggaaggagagagagaggggggagagggggcagggaaggagagagaggagggagagggggcagggaaggagagagagaggggggagagggggcagggaaggagagagagaggagggaaggagggagagagaacaagagggaCAGAGTCGTACAGAGGAGGAgcgagacagatagagagagggcagggaaggagagagagaggagggagagagggcagagagagacagagacacacagagagagagagagagagagagagagagagagacacagagagagagacacacagagagagagacacacagagagagagacacacagagagagagacacacagagagagagacacagagagagagagatagaggatgcagggagaaaggagggggggaacaGAACATGGAGAGTAAAtagggatggagaaggagagagagaaggagaggggaagaaaaaagagagacttCAGTTACTGAGCATCTAACGACGTGAAACATACCATCAGACGAACCTTTCTCTTCAGggttaccatcatcatcatcatcacctacAACCCAGAGAGGAGCCATCTAATCTTCTAATTACACATCCTGCCATAATCACACATCAGcatgtagaacacacacagggagaaggTCTACACCATCATGGCACAgtgacacgcaacacacacacacacacacacacacacacacacacacacacacacacacacacacacacacacacacacacacacacacacacacacacacacacacacacacacacagtggctgggagggggggctgtcacATGTGATTACCATCACAGCCCCAGGCTGCAATCATGCAGCATTCCCCAtgcagacagccaatcagacagacacagggaggcagacacacagggaggcaggcagtgaggcaggcagacagggtgagaggcaggcagacagggtgagaggcaggcagacagggtgagaggcaggcaaggaggcaggcagacagggtgagaggcaggcagacagggtgagaggcaggcagacagggtgagaggcaggcagacagggtgagaggcaggcaaagaggcaggcagacagggtgagaggcaggcagacagggtgagaggcaggcaaggaggcaggcagacagggtgagaggcaggcagacagggtgagaggcaggcaaggaggcaggcagacaggcagacaggcaggcaggcaggcagaagcaGGCACACAGGGAGATAGACAGCGAGGCagtgaggcaggcagacagggtgagaggcatgcaaggaggcagggagggaggcaggcagagactgAAAGGCAGGCAGACCGACACGCAGGCAGTAAGGGAagcagggaaagagggagtgaggcaggcagacagacagacaacagggAGGCAGTGAGGCAGATTGGAAAGGCAGGATGGAAAgcatggagaggaagacagtCATAGAAACAGGAAGGCAGGGAgtcagggaggcagacaggtgtgctgatagacagacagacaaggtgGTAGGCAGACACAAGTTATAGAGGCAGAACAGAGAGGCAGTTATGGATCAGGAACTGAGAGGCAGTTATAGAGGCAGACCTGAGAGGCAGTCATagaggcagagtgagacagggtcCTGGGGGCGAGTGAGACTAAAtataacaaatgtatgctttcctTGACGAACATCTTAAACAGCTCCCAAAGGGACTGTGTCAGGGGGGACAGGTTGGGCAATCAGTCGTCTAAGAGTTGTGCAATGTTGATTACAGTCTTTACTAACGGCACAAGATTGAGGTTGACTGTGTCCCGTctccagtgtctgtgtgttacatGCAGCATCTGTGAGCACAAGGAGAAGGTCCCCAAGGAGACAGTAAAGTATATGGTAGCGTGCCGTATCCAAACAGGATAagaacaggcagagagagagcgaaagtgaGAGTGTGTTCCAAGGCTTTTTTCCAGCTCCATTCAGCCAGGGCCTAGTCTGCCAGGACTGAGGTCAGGAGACTaagcactccacacacacaaacacacagacaccctaacacacagacagacacacacacacacacacagatggttgGCGAGTCGCTCTGCCAGTCTAGTGATATGATACACAGTCATCCTGGGAAGGCAGTCAAGATACGAGCCAGAAGACAACGCGAAGAGGAGGGGCGGGTAGGGGGTGagtgagcaggggggggggggagggtgagtgagtgagtaggaAGGGGATgtaggggtggggtgtgtgcggaggaaaggaggtgtggtggtgtgtgaggatgtgaggatgtgggggggtgaggatgtgggggggtgtgaggatgtgaggggggtgtgaggatgtgggggggtgaggatgtggggggggtgaggatgtggggagtgtgaggatgtggggggggtgaggatgtgggggggtgaggatgtggggggggtgaggatgtgggggggtgaggatgtgaggggtgtgaggatgtgggggggtgtgaggatgtggggtgtgtgaggatgtgggaggggtgaggatgtgggggggggtgaggatgtgggggggtgaggatgtgggggggggtgaggatgtggggggtgaggatgtgggggggtgtgaggatgtggggagtgtgaggatgtgggggggtgaggatgtggggggggtgaggatgtggggggggtgaggatgtggggggggtgaggatgtggggagggtgaggatatgggggggtgaggatgtggggggggtgaggatgtgggggggtgaggatgtggggagggtgaggatatgggggggtgaggatgtggggggggtgaggatgtggggggggtgaggatgtggggggggtgtaagcTCCCTCTAAGCAACACAGCGGGAGAGCGAGCGCTAACCGGCTCAGCGGGGGAGGTGACGGTGAAAGTACCGGTTAACGGCTCTGCTTCTGAGGCTGTCACTGTCAGAcaccaggggacagagagacaagctcACAGacgtagagacagagagagacagagagagacagagagagtcagggatatagataagagagagacagagtcagggatatagataagagagagagagagagtcagggatatagataagagagagagagagtcagggatatagataagagagagagagtcagggatatagataagagagacagaaagggaacgaggggagagagagagtgaaagattgagagagggaaacagagagagagacaaagacaaaaagagagagagaaacattaaGGGAAAGTCGAGAAAAAcccagagcgagagacagagcgagagacagagcgagagacagagcgggAGAGAGTATTAAACGAGAGCATAGCGGAGTGGAGGAAAAgctaagggagagaaaggaggatttTCTAAATCTAACACATCCTGTTAGCAGAGCGGTTCCCCTCTGCCaccgagacacacagagagactgaggaggaggacCGGGTCTGTTTGATACCCacgcccccacaccccccaggcTCAGGGGGTTACTGACAGATCACAGGAGCTGTTACCACCAAGCATAACAGGGGTCCGGTGTGTACCAAAGATGAATCTGTAAACCTCCCTCCTGGACACAGATACCAGCCACCCATCGAGGTGCTAGCTGTCTGCTAGCGTAGCCGGCTAAAGAGCTGCTTCTGAAAGGTGctcgttgagtgtgtgtgtcagaggaccCTGGTTTGAACCCTGGATAAGTGAAGGAGGAGGCGATACTGATGAGAGATGCCATGACTCCTGTACACCATGACATGACTGTGACACGGGACACAGGCAAAGCTACACTCCACCTCTAACTCAGATGGAAGAAAATCAAAGATCTTTCTACAGGACCAGGGACAGGGCCCAGGGCCCAGGAACCAGGGCCTGGTTTCCCTGGGGGAAACACTTTTACGATGGTCACAGATCACTTAAGCAATGAAAGACAGCAGCAAGGGTTTCAACGGTGCTGTAGCTCTTTATCttctcctctatccctccctctttctctcctccatccctccctctttctcttctgtccATGATTCTCCTCATCCGGGCCTTTGGGCCTTCTTTCCAGTTAACGAGAACACGAGATTGGTTTACGAGGCCACAAacttctggagagagagaaagagagagggggacacagagagagatagaggaacagagagagggacagaaggagagagaaaggcacaatcatagagagagggagagaaagagaaagagaggtagatggAGACAAAGGCAAAGtgagaaagcgagggagagagagagactcagtgagagagagggagagagagagagagagagagagagagagagagagagagagagagagagagagagagagcgggagggagggagggagggaaagacagagactcagtgagagagtaagagagagagagagcgagtgtgagAAGAAGATATTGCAGAGCATCGCTGGGGAAAGCCCTGATTTGACGCTAATCGTATGGTGCACGATGACAGCCGCTCCCCCTCTCGatgagacacaagcacacagtcgTTTATCATCAGGCCGCCATCCGGCGTCCGCAGGTCGACATGGCGACAACAGAGCTGTCTTCATTCCTTCTCTCACAAGCTGCCTAGTCACATATCTGTGGGTATGGAGATGGTGTGATCGGCTCAGACTGCCTTATGGACGAtctactgtgtgagtgtgtgagagtgtgtgtgtatgtgtgaaagtgagtgtatgagtgtgtgtgtgtgagagagttagtgtgtgtgtgtgtgtgtgtgtgaaattgagtgtgtgagacagtgagtgtgtgtgtgagtgtgtgagaatgtgtgtgtgtgtgagagagtgtgagtgtgtgagagtgtgtgtgtgtgtgtgtgagagagagagagtgtggcgtCTCTCCTACCTCTGGGGTCAGTGCGTTGTTTTCGGACGTCTGGCTGGACAGCAGCACGTGGGTGAagccctcctccttcctgaccACAATGTCACGGAAACGACAGTTGGTCTCGTTCTGCCTCACGTTGTACCTCAGGCGCTTGTCGAACACGTAGGCCTTGTCCTCCGCCAGCTTCCGCTTCACGGAGCTGCAGGTCATCCCTCCGTTAGCCACGGacgagcctgggggggggggggaggggggagtcagtaccaggggggaggaggggaggtaaaGGGAGTCAGtacgagggggaggggaggtagatcAGCAgcagtttttgttttgtaaatgaGACTCCCACCTCACATCTTCTGTCTGCCCTGCCCTGTTAGCTTGTCATGAAACTGCTGCTGAAATACCGCGGTCATGCCCTCATGTTCTGTACAACGTGTACCAACGCAACAGGTGATTTAGCTAGTTGCCGCAATATGTGCCAGTACAATATCTATCTGGCTTGGGGCATGGTGTTTGTTGATGTTCCATGGAGGGACGGTTTAAGACTGACTTATCTCAATGTCATGCTGCACTGCTTTCCTCTTTTGTCATTTGGAGACATTAGCCCCTGAGTCCTCAGACTGCTGGGAGTATCATAGTTCTATTGGATTAAACCTCCTACTGATTATATTAGTATTTCAAACATGTCATGTCCAGGACTGCAaatgagctgagagagagagagagagagagagagagagagagagagagagagagagagagagagagagagagagagagagagagagagagagagagagagagagagagagagagagagagagagagagagaagtctgaCACAAGGGTCCCTGTTTGAGGGATGGTCTGGACATGACATCATTCAAACGCAACAACCACATGATACATGTGAAACCACGATGAACTCATTTTAGCGTACTTCTACTGAATTTATTTGATATTTTTCTCTGGTGTCGTGGATCGGAAACCTATCCTTGAAGAAAAGAAACTCTCTTAATCAAACTATTAAACGGTCTAGTAAGCTGATTGATGAGTTTAAATAACTCGGCTTGTAACCCAGTTACATCAGATATCTGGCTCTGTTACAAACTGACTCCCACCAGTAACACAGTGAATTTCAGTTGTCTTCCTTCTGGAAGAAGGTTTATAGTTCCGGAGTGCAGTAACAAAACGGTTTAAAAATAGCTTCGTTCCAGGAGCCATCAGTCAGATTGTTGTAGTCGTGGAAACACTACACTGGTGAAGCAACaattaattattttttaattattttatttgttatttgcTACGGTTTAGTGACGACTGGAACAGAGAGTTCTTGTATTATGTGTTAGTGTAAAATGTCTGTCAAGATGGATGCCTTTAAACAAAATCTACCTGCTGGTTAaaattaaaggtcccatgacatgaacatTTCAATTTTTAttaaacattaatatgagttccccaaGCCTGCCTTCGGTCCCCCCATTGGCTAGAAatgttgataggtgtaaaccaagccctgggtattcttctccgcctttgagaaaatgaaatctCAAACAAGGAAACGttacctcctctttctctgctttgcccgcccagagaatttggcccaccaatgagaaaatgagc
The window above is part of the Osmerus mordax isolate fOsmMor3 chromosome 13, fOsmMor3.pri, whole genome shotgun sequence genome. Proteins encoded here:
- the LOC136955489 gene encoding chromodomain Y-like protein 2, whose amino-acid sequence is MASGDLYEVERIVDKRRNKKGKWEYLIRWKGYGSKEDTWEPEHHLLHCEEFIDQFNGLRLHGHKRPAKPPRAPPLLATPRPPLPPTPDSPRSRPDARKKKRTSGGGAGHGGGAGPGGGAGPGGGAGPGGGAGPGGGAGPGVGGVSLKVKKMSGGGGVKQAPGERMGHRTMPTQEGLDFLSPSRGPHNGLQNGEAPLLYRAPARTHRLPLDRGDQGARLGPDTPTTPLSNELGSSVANGGMTCSSVKRKLAEDKAYVFDKRLRYNVRQNETNCRFRDIVVRKEEGFTHVLLSSQTSENNALTPEIMKEMCRALGNAAADDSKLLLLTGVGSVFCGGLDPSYLIGRLSTDRRKESSRIAEAVRDFVLAFIHFRKPIVVAVNGPALGLGASILPLCDVVWASERAWFQTPCAALRLTPSACSSYTFPQILGVALANEMLFCGRKLTAQEACSRGLVSQVFWPTTFNQEVMLRVKEMATCSAVVLEESKCLMRSVLKSVLEEVNEKECQLLKQLWCSTKGLEALLSYLQNEAYEN